Proteins from a genomic interval of Oncorhynchus clarkii lewisi isolate Uvic-CL-2024 chromosome 13, UVic_Ocla_1.0, whole genome shotgun sequence:
- the LOC139424441 gene encoding dual specificity protein phosphatase 5 has product MKVSSIDCRRLKKIIRKECGTSLIVDCRPYFSFSNSNIKGSVNANLNSVVVRRSRGGPVPLQFVIPDEKALLRLREGSISAVVVLDDRAPHWQKLKKDSIAQIVINTLNNLASGTNICFLKGGFENFQGQYPELCTEVVKPVGVDQNNGTETGKCRPSITLFCEKLGSNLKPDYDQGKPVEILPFLYLGSAYHASRQDYLSDLGVTALLNVSRRDTRPSKGHYDYKWIPVEDNVTADISSHFQEAFQFIDGVKQTGGRVLVHCEAGISRSPTICLAYIMSTKRLQLEEAFDIIKQRRSLISPNFSFMGQLLQFESEVLSSTPITAATTPETATKPATPCCIGKETVSFFGSSKECTFNNNNFDFEPSTVFAPLHTSFLTPMPLQTLPLRHFKLSPITALP; this is encoded by the exons ATGAAAGTCTCAAGCATAGATTGCCGTCGCCTCAAGAAGATTATCAGAAAGGAATGTGGAACCTCTCTCATTGTGGATTGTCGACCTTATTTTTCGTTCTCGAACTCTAATATCAAAGGCTCTGTCAATGCCAACCTGAACTCGGTTGTTGTCCGGAGATCCAGAGGAGGGCCGGTACCTCTTCAGTTTGTGATCCCGGATGAGAAAGCCCTGTTACGGCTGCGAGAGGGGAGCATATCGGCAGTGGTGGTTCTTGATGACCGAGCTCCTCACTGGCAGAAACTGAAAAAGGACAGTATCGCACAGATAGTGATTAATACGCTCAATAATCTGGCGAGTGGGACAAACATCTGTTTCCTAAAAG GGGGGTTTGAGAACTTCCAAGGCCAGTACCCTGAACTTTGCACTGAGGTCGTGAAGCCCGTCGGCGTCGACCAGAACAACGGAACCGAAACCGGGAAATGCAGGCCGAGTATCACCCTATTCTGTGAGAAACTGGGCTCCAACCTCAAACCAGATTACGATCAG GGCAAGCCGGTGGAGATCCTTCCTTTCCTGTACCTGGGCAGTGCCTACCATGCCTCCAGGCAGGACTATCTGAGTGACCTTGGAGTCACAGCCCTGCTGAACGTCTCCAGGAGGGACACCAGGCCCTCCAAGGGCCACTACGACTACAAGTGGATCCCGGTGGAGGACAACGTCACAGCAGATATCAGCTCACATTTCCAAGAGGCCTTCCAGTTCATTG ATGGTGTGAAGCAGACAGGGGGTAGAGTCTTGGTGCACTGTGAGGCGGGCATCTCCCGCTCCCCGACCATCTGTCTGGCCTATATCATGAGTACCAAGCGGCTACAGCTCGAAGAGGCCTTCGACATCATCAAACAGCGCCGCTCCCTCATCTCGCCCAACTTCAGCTTCATGGGCCAGCTGCTGCAGTTCGAGTCCGAGGTCCTGTCTTCGACACCTATTACCGCGGCAACGACCCCGGAAACCGCCACCAAACCCGCCACGCCCTGTTGCATCGGTAAAGAGACGGTCTCCTTCTTTGGGAGTTCGAAAGAGTGCACATTCAACAACAATAACTTTGACTTTGAACCTTCCACAGTTTTCGCCCCCCTCCATACCTCCTTCCTCACCCCCATGCCTCTTCAGACTCTTCCACTCCGCCATTTTAAATTGAGCCCTATAACTGCACTGCCTTAA